A segment of the Syntrophorhabdaceae bacterium genome:
GGTGAGGATTCCTTTCAAGGAGGCTCTTCGCTGAAAGGACCATACCCGGGGTACAGAAACCGCACTGGATGGCGCCATGGTCGACAAAGGCCTGCTGGACCGGGTGGAGGTTCTGATCTTCGGCAACCCCTTCAATGGTCGCAACCTGGCTGCCGTTTGCCTGGACAGCAAGAACCAGGCAGGAATTCACCGGGCGTCCGTCAAGAATAACCGTACAGGCGCCGCAGTCTCCTATCCCACACCCTTCCTTCGTCCCGAGAAGACCAAGCTCTTCCCGGAGCACCTGGGTAAGGGTACGGTTGGGCGCTACAGCAATCTCGTATTCTCTCCCGTTCACATTCATGGTTATCACTTTTTTCATTGTGCACTCCTTACCGGCTCCTTATCAGCTCATGGTTGTTAGTTCATAGCTCATAGCAAAAGCATTAATGCTTTTTACTTTTCACCTTTCACGTTTCACTTTTCTCACTTCTGTCTCTTCCTGTTCACCGCCTTCACCGCATTTACC
Coding sequences within it:
- a CDS encoding (2Fe-2S)-binding protein; amino-acid sequence: MKKVITMNVNGREYEIAVAPNRTLTQVLREELGLLGTKEGCGIGDCGACTVILDGRPVNSCLVLAVQANGSQVATIEGVAEDQNLHPVQQAFVDHGAIQCGFCTPGMVLSAKSLLERNPHPTELEVREAISGNLCRCTGYQKIVEAVQAASRTMKKRGKTKG